One part of the Sphingobacterium sp. LZ7M1 genome encodes these proteins:
- a CDS encoding efflux RND transporter permease subunit — translation MKKFVQNIVTFSLRNTTFILFATFALLFAGIYALKHTAIEAFPDVTNTRARIIIQWPGRSAEEVEKLVTLPISKEMNSIPKKSNIRSISLFGLSVVTVQFEDGVDDFYAQQYVSNKLAGIDLPEGTEVEVEPPSGATGEIFRYIIKSDLPIKEISAIQDWVIERELLGVPGVANVISFGGEEKIYEIKINPTELKNFSLTPLDVYEAVSKSNINVGGDVIQQGDQAYVVRGVGLLDKIEDIGNITVKLNGSTPVLIKNVAEVVVSNKPRLGRVGYNEQEDVVEGIVVMLRGENPSEVIGLLKEKIEELNTRTLPDNVKIETAVDRTKLVDSTVKTVSKNIVEGVLLVSLIVFIFLYNWKSTFIVASVIPLSFLFAIIMLKIQGLPANLISMGSLDFGLLLEGTLVIVETVFVALATLSHKVGPERFAKMSKMGVIKKSAGSVASYIFFALMILIVALLPIFSFQKVEGKMFTPLAFTLGYALLGSLILSLTYVPAMCKLLFTKGMEEKENFVTRFFHRSIYGIYSYALKFKKITLVVFIGILALCSIKFMNYGSEFLPQLNEGAIYIRATLPNSINLDESSRLTKEMKQLMVETCPEIDFILTQTGRPNDGTDPTGFFNIEFNVQLTEQNTWKRGLDKEEIIEELREKLNQYPGINFGFSQPIQDNVEEYVAGVKSSLVIKIFGDDLYKLEDYANQVSDAIGKVRGITDINVYKNIGLPELRIQLHDSKMAKYGIFTKDVQAVIAMTIGGQAATKFYEKDRQFDVVLRFNKEYRDTPEKIGNILIPTSTGENIPLQEIASIGYVTGPAFIYREGNSRYIGIGFSISGRDLGSTIEEAKEVVAKSIKLPKENYMEWAGEFESKERATKQLMTVIPISLVLILILLYSNFGNMKDTAIAAITIPFAFIGGFLSLWITGTIFGISAGIGLIILFGVNTINGIILIAVMKEYLKKKPLKEAIDQGVKSRIRSIVMIALMGSMGLLPAALSSGMGSEIQKPLAIMIVGGLLICLILSFAVLPVVFYYAYRKDKMLAKNS, via the coding sequence ATGAAGAAGTTTGTTCAAAATATAGTAACCTTTTCATTAAGGAATACCACTTTTATTTTATTTGCCACGTTTGCCCTTTTGTTTGCGGGTATTTATGCGCTCAAACATACAGCGATTGAGGCCTTTCCTGATGTTACCAATACGCGGGCGAGGATTATCATCCAATGGCCAGGTCGAAGTGCAGAGGAGGTGGAGAAGCTGGTCACTTTGCCGATTTCCAAGGAGATGAACAGTATTCCTAAGAAATCAAATATCCGTTCGATTTCTTTATTTGGTCTGTCTGTGGTAACTGTACAGTTTGAGGATGGGGTAGATGACTTTTATGCGCAGCAGTATGTTTCTAATAAATTAGCGGGAATAGACCTTCCAGAAGGAACGGAAGTAGAGGTAGAGCCACCTTCAGGTGCTACAGGAGAAATCTTTAGATACATCATTAAAAGCGATCTGCCGATCAAGGAAATATCAGCGATCCAAGATTGGGTAATTGAAAGGGAGCTTCTTGGCGTACCTGGAGTGGCCAATGTGATCAGTTTTGGAGGCGAGGAAAAAATCTATGAGATCAAGATCAATCCGACCGAACTAAAGAATTTCAGTCTGACACCGCTCGATGTTTATGAAGCTGTATCAAAATCCAATATCAATGTGGGCGGGGATGTAATCCAACAAGGAGATCAAGCCTATGTGGTGCGTGGTGTCGGGTTATTGGACAAGATTGAAGATATAGGAAATATTACGGTCAAATTAAATGGCTCTACGCCAGTTTTGATTAAAAATGTTGCAGAGGTTGTAGTTTCCAATAAACCACGGTTGGGTCGCGTGGGATACAATGAGCAGGAAGATGTTGTGGAAGGGATTGTGGTCATGTTGAGAGGGGAGAACCCATCCGAGGTTATTGGATTGCTTAAAGAGAAGATCGAAGAATTAAATACAAGGACATTACCGGACAATGTCAAGATCGAAACAGCGGTTGACCGGACGAAATTGGTGGACAGCACGGTCAAGACCGTATCAAAAAACATTGTTGAAGGTGTTTTACTGGTATCCCTGATTGTATTTATCTTCCTATATAATTGGAAATCCACCTTTATTGTAGCTTCTGTTATTCCGCTTTCATTCTTATTTGCCATAATAATGCTGAAGATCCAAGGGTTACCAGCGAATCTGATTTCAATGGGCTCTTTGGATTTCGGTTTACTCTTGGAGGGAACCCTGGTTATTGTGGAAACGGTATTTGTCGCTTTAGCGACGCTATCCCATAAGGTAGGTCCGGAACGGTTTGCAAAGATGTCCAAGATGGGAGTAATCAAGAAAAGTGCAGGTAGTGTAGCTTCCTATATTTTCTTCGCATTGATGATTCTGATCGTTGCGTTATTACCTATTTTCTCTTTCCAGAAGGTTGAAGGGAAGATGTTTACCCCATTGGCTTTTACTTTAGGATATGCATTGTTAGGTTCCTTGATATTAAGTTTAACCTATGTTCCTGCTATGTGCAAGTTGCTTTTTACCAAAGGCATGGAAGAGAAAGAAAACTTTGTGACCAGATTCTTTCATAGATCTATCTATGGAATTTATAGTTATGCCCTGAAATTCAAAAAAATAACCCTTGTTGTTTTTATTGGCATTCTAGCATTATGTTCGATAAAGTTTATGAATTATGGTTCTGAATTCCTTCCTCAATTAAATGAAGGGGCCATTTATATCCGAGCGACTTTGCCCAATAGCATTAATCTGGATGAATCTAGCCGGCTGACCAAAGAAATGAAGCAATTGATGGTGGAGACCTGTCCGGAGATTGATTTTATCTTAACCCAAACCGGTAGACCCAATGATGGGACTGATCCCACAGGCTTCTTTAATATTGAGTTCAACGTCCAATTGACTGAACAAAATACTTGGAAACGAGGATTGGATAAGGAGGAGATCATCGAGGAACTGAGGGAGAAATTGAATCAATACCCAGGGATTAATTTTGGATTTAGCCAACCCATTCAAGATAACGTAGAGGAATATGTGGCCGGAGTTAAGAGTTCTTTGGTTATTAAGATCTTTGGTGATGACCTGTACAAGTTAGAAGACTATGCAAATCAGGTATCAGATGCGATCGGCAAGGTTCGAGGGATTACAGATATCAACGTTTATAAGAATATAGGTTTGCCAGAATTAAGAATTCAGCTTCATGATTCTAAAATGGCGAAGTATGGCATCTTTACCAAGGATGTACAAGCCGTTATCGCGATGACCATTGGTGGACAGGCGGCAACCAAATTTTATGAAAAAGATCGACAGTTTGATGTGGTCCTCCGATTCAATAAAGAATATAGGGATACACCTGAAAAAATAGGGAATATCCTCATACCGACAAGTACCGGAGAGAATATCCCGTTGCAAGAGATAGCAAGCATTGGGTATGTGACTGGACCTGCCTTTATCTATCGTGAGGGCAATAGCAGATACATTGGTATTGGCTTTAGTATATCGGGAAGGGATCTAGGAAGTACGATTGAGGAGGCAAAAGAGGTAGTAGCCAAATCCATAAAACTTCCTAAAGAAAATTATATGGAATGGGCTGGTGAATTTGAAAGCAAGGAACGGGCAACCAAACAATTAATGACGGTTATTCCTATTTCCCTGGTTCTGATCCTCATATTGCTTTACAGTAATTTTGGAAATATGAAAGATACAGCCATTGCTGCTATTACCATTCCATTTGCCTTTATTGGCGGCTTCCTGTCTTTATGGATCACAGGTACCATCTTTGGGATTTCCGCTGGTATCGGATTGATTATCCTCTTCGGTGTAAATACCATCAATGGAATCATCCTGATCGCTGTGATGAAGGAGTACCTGAAAAAGAAACCGCTGAAAGAAGCCATCGACCAAGGTGTGAAAAGTAGGATCAGATCTATTGTGATGATTGCCCTGATGGGTTCGATGGGATTGCTACCTGCTGCGCTCTCCAGTGGGATGGGGTCTGAAATACAGAAGCCCTTAGCCATTATGATTGTTGGTGGCCTATTGATCTGTTTGATACTTTCCTTTGCAGTGTTGCCGGTAGTATTCTATTATGCATATAGAAAGGACAAAATGTTAGCAAAGAATAGTTAA
- a CDS encoding alkaline phosphatase, giving the protein MNRIKYYLSLAFFCSLSFNNFSQVKPIAFLPNAHSHNDYTRNNPFNQAYGLGFGSIEADLFLKDGELYVAHDPEDITKERTFSKLYLEPILEAFKHSSDGYLFPNKGQLQLLIDPKTEGAPILEHLTKLLKPHRDLFDSKNNPKAVKLVISGNRPKPAHFHKYDEIFYFDGTLNEKFNQQELERIGLISASFGSLSKWNGLGRLTDKDLQKVKTKVDSVHKLGKKIRFWAAPDTKTTWYEWQKIGIDFINTDKPFELSEFLINEPKTVYQENSTYIPYQIKEKFKTGLKPKNIILLISDGAGLSQLWASAMANRGNLNVLNMPYTGYLKTQPTDNYHTDSAAGGSAIATGHKTKNRYIGVDSLGNKVDNLPDRLNTLGMRTGVVSNDEITGATPSAFFTHVNERDLSDSIANDILFSKINLFIGGPNQSFSKNDSSLIKKLKSKGIEIGTSLETVQKSSAKQLLVFQEDQVDHKWNKLDKEQSEIKTSYRFIEHALKPSIDFLKRGNDKGFFLMIEGAKIDGGGHSNSTGFSITEYLSFDRLVGQALEFAEQDKETLVIVTSDHETGGMIVLDADPKSGRVLASFATNDHTGTPVPLMAFGPAAERFQGFLDNTDIAKIIYDLKGLK; this is encoded by the coding sequence ATGAATCGAATTAAATATTATCTGAGCCTAGCATTTTTTTGCAGTTTATCTTTCAATAACTTTTCTCAGGTCAAGCCCATTGCATTTTTGCCTAATGCTCATTCGCATAACGACTACACACGTAATAATCCCTTTAACCAGGCCTACGGCCTAGGTTTTGGGTCTATTGAGGCAGATTTATTCTTAAAAGACGGAGAACTATATGTTGCTCATGATCCTGAAGACATCACCAAAGAAAGAACTTTTAGCAAGCTGTACCTAGAGCCAATACTCGAAGCATTTAAGCATAGCTCGGATGGATACCTCTTTCCTAACAAAGGGCAATTGCAACTCTTAATTGATCCAAAAACCGAGGGTGCTCCAATTTTAGAGCATCTGACCAAGTTGTTGAAACCGCATCGAGACCTCTTTGACAGCAAAAACAATCCTAAGGCAGTCAAGTTGGTTATAAGTGGAAACCGTCCTAAGCCTGCACATTTTCATAAATATGATGAAATCTTCTATTTCGATGGGACGTTGAATGAGAAATTCAACCAACAAGAGTTGGAAAGAATAGGGCTTATTAGTGCAAGTTTTGGCTCTTTATCCAAATGGAATGGCCTCGGCAGATTAACGGACAAGGATTTACAAAAAGTAAAAACTAAAGTAGACTCTGTTCATAAGCTTGGAAAGAAAATCCGTTTTTGGGCAGCTCCTGATACAAAAACCACTTGGTATGAATGGCAAAAAATAGGGATTGATTTCATCAATACCGACAAACCTTTTGAGTTAAGTGAATTCTTGATCAATGAGCCAAAAACAGTTTATCAAGAGAACTCTACCTACATCCCCTATCAGATTAAAGAGAAATTCAAAACTGGATTAAAACCGAAAAACATTATTCTATTGATCAGTGACGGTGCCGGACTATCGCAGCTTTGGGCTTCTGCCATGGCTAACAGAGGAAATCTGAATGTACTAAACATGCCCTATACCGGTTATCTAAAGACACAACCCACTGATAACTACCATACCGATTCTGCCGCTGGAGGCAGCGCAATTGCCACTGGCCATAAGACCAAGAACCGTTATATCGGAGTCGATAGCTTGGGAAATAAAGTGGATAACCTGCCTGACAGGTTGAACACGTTAGGTATGAGGACAGGTGTTGTGTCCAATGATGAAATCACTGGAGCTACCCCTTCTGCTTTTTTTACTCATGTCAATGAAAGAGATCTTTCTGACAGTATTGCTAACGACATTTTATTTAGCAAAATAAACTTATTCATCGGCGGTCCTAACCAATCCTTCAGTAAAAATGATAGTTCACTCATTAAGAAATTAAAATCTAAAGGTATAGAAATTGGCACCTCCTTGGAAACCGTTCAAAAAAGTTCTGCTAAGCAACTTTTAGTTTTTCAAGAAGACCAAGTTGACCATAAATGGAATAAACTGGATAAAGAGCAATCGGAAATCAAAACATCCTATCGCTTTATTGAACATGCCTTGAAACCCTCCATTGATTTCCTGAAAAGAGGAAATGACAAAGGATTTTTCCTAATGATTGAAGGCGCGAAAATAGACGGTGGTGGTCATAGCAATTCTACTGGTTTTTCTATAACAGAATATCTGAGTTTTGATAGATTAGTCGGTCAAGCATTGGAATTTGCGGAACAGGATAAAGAAACTTTGGTCATCGTGACTTCTGATCATGAAACTGGTGGAATGATTGTGCTTGATGCGGATCCTAAATCTGGTAGGGTCCTGGCGAGCTTTGCTACAAATGACCATACGGGTACTCCAGTTCCCTTAATGGCGTTTGGACCCGCTGCAGAACGCTTTCAAGGATTTTTGGACAATACAGATATCGCGAAGATTATTTATGATTTAAAAGGCCTAAAATAG
- a CDS encoding DUF6428 family protein has product MKLSEIKEILPTLDNVEFKLENGTQVPEHFHVTEIGSILKNFIDCGGTIRKEKVVNFQLWSADDFEPRLKPRKLLDIIKLSEDKLQIEDGEIEVEYQADTIGKYDLEFNGKQFLLKNKKTACLAEDSCGIPPKKQKLNLADLNVIEGSCCVPGSGCC; this is encoded by the coding sequence ATGAAACTATCAGAAATAAAAGAAATCCTTCCCACATTGGACAATGTGGAGTTTAAACTGGAAAACGGAACCCAGGTTCCCGAACATTTTCATGTTACGGAAATAGGAAGTATCCTTAAGAATTTTATAGACTGCGGTGGAACAATCCGCAAGGAGAAGGTCGTGAATTTCCAATTATGGAGTGCCGATGATTTTGAGCCTAGACTAAAACCGCGAAAATTATTGGACATCATAAAATTATCAGAAGATAAGCTACAAATTGAGGATGGAGAGATTGAAGTAGAATACCAGGCAGATACTATTGGAAAATATGATCTGGAATTCAATGGCAAACAGTTTCTCCTAAAGAACAAAAAAACTGCTTGTTTGGCGGAAGATTCTTGTGGGATTCCTCCCAAAAAGCAAAAGCTGAATTTGGCAGACCTGAATGTAATCGAAGGTTCTTGCTGTGTTCCAGGTTCAGGTTGCTGTTAA
- a CDS encoding helix-turn-helix transcriptional regulator: protein MGITKSEIFTEEQNKLANYFKVLGHPARIAILQHIVKQKGCICNDLVDELGLAQATISQHLKELKSVDIIQGSIEGKSVCYCINETVWNELQEEIHHFFEKPFKNEKCC, encoded by the coding sequence ATGGGAATTACTAAGAGTGAGATCTTTACCGAGGAACAGAACAAATTGGCCAATTACTTCAAGGTATTAGGCCATCCTGCCAGGATTGCTATTCTACAGCATATCGTAAAGCAAAAAGGCTGTATCTGCAATGATTTAGTGGACGAACTAGGCTTGGCGCAAGCCACTATTTCCCAACACTTGAAGGAGCTTAAAAGTGTTGATATCATCCAAGGAAGCATTGAAGGCAAGAGTGTTTGCTATTGTATCAATGAAACGGTATGGAATGAACTCCAGGAAGAAATCCATCATTTCTTTGAAAAACCATTTAAAAATGAAAAATGCTGTTAG
- a CDS encoding GNAT family N-acetyltransferase produces MLERKTLSNDLVKLIPMIKNDFEWVFAAASDPEIWAQHPDSNRYTPVGFTRYFQKLIDTDIPYLIIDSKTEQVIGATSFYHYDRNEKSIAIGYTFLAKEYWGGAYNQSVKNLMMDFAFEKLDKVIFHVASENTRSQKALEKINAVKENEFDENGSLKFTYAIYKNNR; encoded by the coding sequence ATGTTGGAAAGAAAAACCTTAAGCAACGATTTGGTAAAATTAATCCCCATGATCAAAAATGATTTTGAATGGGTATTTGCAGCTGCGTCAGATCCAGAAATCTGGGCTCAACATCCTGACAGCAATCGCTATACACCGGTGGGTTTTACCAGATATTTTCAAAAACTGATTGATACTGATATCCCCTACTTGATAATTGACAGCAAAACTGAACAGGTTATTGGTGCCACTTCATTCTATCATTATGATAGAAATGAAAAGTCAATAGCTATCGGTTATACCTTCCTTGCCAAAGAATATTGGGGTGGAGCATACAACCAGTCCGTAAAAAACTTGATGATGGATTTTGCCTTTGAAAAATTGGATAAGGTAATCTTCCATGTTGCCTCAGAAAACACACGTTCTCAAAAAGCATTGGAAAAAATCAATGCGGTAAAAGAGAATGAATTTGATGAAAATGGTAGTTTGAAATTCACATACGCCATTTACAAAAACAATAGATAA
- a CDS encoding prephenate dehydrogenase has product MNIAIVGIGLIGGSIGIRLKETKLFEKIIGVEKSEVNQKKALQLGLVDEIQTLEEALKSCKVIVLTIPVDAIMVLLPKLLDIATDQVIIDMGSTKSNILNLIKDHPNRGRYVAAHPMAGTEYSGPEAAIPNLFKDKMMVYVEAFRSDEDAFELADSVTEQLEMKTSFMTAEEHDMHTAYVSHISHLTSFALALTVLEKEKSQGRIFELAGSGFQSTVRLAKSSPDMWTPIFKQNRNNVLEVLEEHIKQLQHIYEKIEKEDYDAVHKWIKKSNKIKRIIK; this is encoded by the coding sequence ATGAATATAGCAATTGTCGGAATAGGTTTGATCGGTGGTTCCATCGGTATCCGACTTAAAGAAACCAAACTCTTCGAAAAGATTATCGGAGTAGAAAAAAGCGAAGTAAATCAAAAGAAGGCTCTTCAATTAGGTCTGGTAGATGAAATCCAAACCTTAGAGGAAGCATTGAAGTCCTGTAAAGTCATTGTCCTTACTATTCCTGTAGATGCCATCATGGTCTTGTTGCCAAAATTATTGGATATTGCGACAGATCAGGTCATCATCGATATGGGATCTACCAAGTCTAATATCCTGAACCTCATCAAGGATCATCCAAACCGCGGTAGATATGTAGCTGCCCATCCAATGGCCGGTACAGAGTATTCTGGTCCCGAAGCAGCAATTCCTAATTTGTTTAAGGATAAAATGATGGTCTATGTAGAAGCATTCCGCTCGGATGAGGATGCATTTGAATTGGCAGACTCCGTAACGGAGCAGCTGGAAATGAAAACCTCTTTTATGACGGCAGAGGAACATGATATGCATACTGCCTATGTTTCGCATATTTCCCACTTGACTTCTTTTGCATTGGCCCTTACCGTTCTGGAAAAGGAAAAATCTCAGGGAAGGATCTTTGAATTGGCGGGTTCAGGTTTTCAATCGACCGTCCGTCTGGCAAAATCATCTCCCGATATGTGGACTCCAATCTTCAAGCAGAACAGAAATAATGTTTTGGAAGTATTGGAAGAGCACATCAAACAACTGCAACATATCTACGAAAAGATTGAAAAAGAAGATTACGATGCAGTACATAAATGGATTAAGAAATCCAATAAAATTAAACGTATCATTAAATAA
- a CDS encoding pyridoxal phosphate-dependent aminotransferase — translation MEIEVAKRLQRTEEYYFSKKLREIDEMNRNGAQVINLGIGSPDLPPHPEVIKTLQEQAALSTAHGYQSYKGAPALRTAMADWYARYYRVSLNPNTEILPLIGSKEGIVHICMTYLQEGDEALIPNPGYPAYSSAVTITGATPVTYNLKAENSWLPDFEELESRDLSKVKLMWINYPHMPTGSLANISFFERIVEFGKKHQILICHDNPYSFILNEHPESIMEVPGAMDVAIELNSLSKSSNMAGWRIGMLIANENRIGQIMRFKSNMDSGMFLPLQLAAAKALSLDKEWYTQLNQEYKIRREKVFEIMDLLGCTYDTNQVGLFVWAKIPEGFENSFQLCDDVLYKAHVFITPGGIFGSEGEKFIRISLCAKSEVFENAIDRIKKAID, via the coding sequence ATGGAAATAGAAGTAGCGAAACGACTTCAACGAACTGAAGAATACTACTTTTCGAAGAAGTTGAGAGAGATCGATGAGATGAACAGGAACGGTGCGCAGGTGATTAACCTTGGCATCGGCAGCCCTGACTTGCCTCCTCATCCCGAAGTGATCAAAACGCTTCAGGAGCAGGCAGCATTATCAACCGCTCATGGTTATCAAAGTTATAAAGGCGCTCCTGCCCTTAGAACTGCCATGGCTGATTGGTATGCTCGATATTATCGCGTTTCACTAAATCCTAATACTGAAATCCTTCCATTAATTGGTTCGAAGGAAGGGATCGTCCATATATGTATGACCTACCTTCAAGAAGGTGATGAAGCCTTGATTCCGAATCCTGGATATCCGGCATATTCAAGTGCGGTAACCATTACCGGAGCTACTCCAGTTACCTATAACTTGAAGGCTGAAAATTCTTGGCTTCCTGATTTTGAGGAACTCGAATCTAGGGATCTAAGTAAGGTGAAATTAATGTGGATCAATTACCCGCATATGCCTACTGGTTCATTGGCCAACATTTCTTTCTTTGAAAGAATCGTTGAGTTTGGGAAGAAACACCAGATCCTGATCTGCCATGACAATCCATATAGTTTTATCCTGAATGAGCATCCCGAAAGCATCATGGAAGTTCCCGGTGCAATGGATGTAGCCATTGAGCTAAACTCCCTGAGTAAATCTTCCAATATGGCAGGATGGCGAATTGGGATGTTAATCGCTAATGAAAACAGGATCGGTCAGATCATGAGGTTCAAAAGCAATATGGATTCTGGTATGTTTCTACCGCTTCAATTGGCCGCAGCGAAAGCCTTGAGCTTAGATAAAGAATGGTATACCCAGCTGAATCAGGAATATAAGATTAGGAGAGAAAAAGTTTTTGAAATCATGGATCTATTAGGTTGTACCTATGATACCAACCAAGTAGGGTTATTTGTATGGGCCAAGATTCCGGAAGGTTTTGAGAATTCCTTTCAACTTTGTGATGATGTCCTATATAAGGCGCATGTATTTATTACTCCTGGAGGAATATTTGGTTCTGAAGGGGAAAAATTCATCCGTATCAGCCTTTGTGCAAAAAGCGAAGTCTTTGAGAACGCTATCGACCGAATCAAGAAAGCGATCGATTAG
- a CDS encoding substrate-binding domain-containing protein, which yields MKVSELSGVKEIARRANVSIATVDRVLHNRTGVAQKTKEKILSIIKEMDYKPNILAKRLASKRVYKFGILIPKECSEADQWNAPVSGIKEALSEFGDFGVDLRYYFFDTEDRLSFIEQSEELLNKHIDGVIVVPIFINETREFAAKCIERRIQFVFIESQVPKVHPLSYIGQDLEQSGRVVGHLCQYLIQPKDEILVVNVVREKDSIQHLEEKIRGFEQYFLDSHYNCSIDSFNIEINENDEFSVFMDDYLLNKNPKLIYVTNSRAYIVASYLKNRGLDHIKLVGNGYHSKNIEFLKDGIIDFLICQKPLEQGYKAFLALYEFFIAKRKVVKLQYMPIDIVTRENYQYYEN from the coding sequence ATGAAAGTATCTGAATTATCTGGTGTAAAAGAGATTGCTCGAAGAGCAAATGTATCCATAGCCACAGTCGATAGAGTCCTCCATAATCGAACTGGCGTAGCGCAAAAAACTAAGGAAAAGATATTGTCCATAATCAAGGAAATGGATTATAAACCAAATATCCTTGCAAAAAGGTTGGCGTCCAAAAGAGTATATAAATTTGGTATCCTGATTCCCAAGGAATGCTCAGAGGCAGATCAATGGAATGCACCTGTTTCAGGTATTAAGGAAGCCCTTTCTGAATTTGGTGATTTCGGAGTGGACTTACGTTATTATTTCTTCGATACAGAAGACCGTTTGAGTTTCATAGAACAAAGTGAAGAGCTATTAAATAAGCATATAGACGGTGTTATTGTGGTTCCCATTTTTATCAACGAAACAAGGGAATTTGCTGCAAAATGTATAGAAAGGCGGATTCAGTTTGTCTTTATTGAATCTCAGGTCCCTAAAGTCCATCCCTTAAGCTATATCGGGCAAGACCTTGAACAATCAGGAAGGGTAGTAGGGCATTTATGCCAGTACCTTATTCAACCCAAAGATGAGATTTTAGTGGTCAATGTGGTCAGGGAGAAAGATTCGATCCAGCATTTGGAAGAAAAGATCAGGGGATTCGAGCAATATTTTCTGGACAGCCATTATAATTGCTCCATTGACAGCTTTAACATCGAAATAAACGAAAATGATGAATTCTCCGTTTTCATGGATGATTATTTGCTGAATAAAAACCCTAAACTTATCTATGTGACGAATTCAAGAGCCTATATTGTTGCGAGTTACCTAAAAAATCGCGGTTTAGATCATATCAAATTAGTTGGCAATGGCTATCATAGCAAGAACATTGAATTCCTGAAAGATGGCATCATTGATTTCTTGATCTGCCAGAAACCTTTGGAACAGGGTTATAAGGCTTTTCTTGCCTTATATGAGTTCTTTATTGCTAAAAGAAAGGTTGTTAAGTTGCAATATATGCCGATTGATATTGTTACCCGGGAAAACTATCAATATTATGAAAACTAA